A region of Takifugu flavidus isolate HTHZ2018 chromosome 2, ASM371156v2, whole genome shotgun sequence DNA encodes the following proteins:
- the LOC130514874 gene encoding sodium/potassium/calcium exchanger 1-like isoform X4 — translation MNVHSPQRRRLGHGRVLLFISGVLLCVIYTLTLKGRLPLLRVSSQMEDAPEGGEGVLEVNIRDLMSSKEMEVVSPEDTEPPSVIIVNRTDIEQCIYVEPKPAPTVPPPTVSTAAPHPPHQTPHRKGDYPEDLFSLEQRQQGWVFLHIVGMIYMFVALAIVCDEFFVPGLEVITNKLEISDDVAGATFMAAGGSAPELFTSLIGVFISHSNVGIGTIVGSAVFNILFVIGMCAISSREVLHLTWWPLFRDVTFYIVGLIMLIVFFLDNVILWWESVLLVLAYVSYVSFMKFNSQLEQAVKSQLNKHVSIVKVWTAEEPEKDSEAAPAPPPPPPAPPPPAAAPKTEDQPRVEPEPSASSPQHNKPPPEPQEDRTRLRVRPALQRGGSSASLHNTSLRNTIFQLMIHTLDPLGEEVSISGSLKGPAPRKNNGDVDQKPETEESAVGGAAAQPSTSQPQKPDETAEGSSQPSKADAQGSESSSEDDSAEEQSSSGTEEEDEDGKEEEGENEPLSLEWPETRRRQATYLLLLPIIFPLWLTLPDVRNTASRKYFALTFIGSIMWIGVFSYLMVWWAHQVGETVGISEEIMGLTILAAGTSIPDLITSVIVARKGLGDMAVSSSVGSNIFDITVGLPVPWLLFILLHKGEPVTVSSNGLFCAIVLLFLMLLFVIASIAACRWRMSRMLGFTMFVLYFVFLVLSVLLEVRALICPVSI, via the exons ATGAACGTGCACTcgccacagaggaggagactcGGCCATGGCCgcgtcctcctcttcatctcagGTGTGCTGTTGTGTGTCATCTACACGCTGACGCTGAAGGGCCGACTGCCTCTGCTGAGAGTCTCCAGCCAGATGGAAGATGCCCCGGAGGGGGGTGAAGGTGTTCTGGAGGTCAACATCCGGGATTTGATGTCCTCCAAGGAGATGGAGGTTGTCTCACCTGAGGACACCGAACCTCCTTCAGTAATAATCGTCAACAGGACCGATATTGAACAGTGTATATATGTAGAGCCCAAACCTGCTCCAACTGTGCCGCCTCCAACAGTCAGCACCGCTGCCCCCCATCCTCCGCACCAGACCCCTCACAGGAAGGGTGACTACCCAGAGGACTTGTTCTCACTGGAGCAGCGACAGCAAGGTTGGGTGTTCCTGCACATCGTAGGCATGATATACATGTTTGTCGCCCTCGCTATTGTCTGTGATGAGTTTTTTGTTCCCGGCCTGGAGGTCATCACTAACAAGCTGGAGATCTCCGACGATGTGGCCGGGGCCACCTTCATGGCGGccggaggctccgcccccgagCTCTTCACCTCCCTCATCGGCGTCTTCATCTCCCACAGCAACGTGGGCATCGGCACCATCGTGGGCTCGGCTGTCTTTAACATCCTGTTTGTGATTGGCATGTGCGCCATCTCCTCGCGGGAGGTGCTGCACCTGACGTGGTGGCCGCTCTTCAGAGACGTGACCTTCTACATCGTGGGCCTCATCATGCTCATCGTATTCTTCCTGGACAACGTGATCCTGTGGTGGGAGAGCGTCTTGCTGGTGCTGGCCTACGTCAGCTACGTGAGCTTCATGAAGTTCAACAGTCAGCTGGAGCAGGCGGTCAAGAGTCAGCTCAACAAGCACGTGAGCATCGTCAAGGTGTGGACGGCGGAAGAGCCGGAGAAG GACAGTGAGGCTgctccagcaccacctccacccccacccgctcctcctcctcctgccgctgCACCAAAGACTGAAGATCAACCCAGAGTTGAACCCGAGCCGTCGGCGAGCAGCCCCCAACACAACAAACCTCCACCTGAGCCACAGGAGGACAGAACGAGACTCAGG GTGCGGCCTGCCCTGCAGAGAGGCGGCAGCTCGGCGTCTCTCCACAACACCTCGCTGAGGAACACCATCTTCCAGCTGATGATTCACACTCTGGACCCACTGGGAGAAG AGGTCTCTATTTCGGGGTCCCTCAAAGGGCCCGCGCCCAGGAAAAACAATGGAG ATGTCGATCAAAAGCCAGAAACGGAGGAGTCAgctgtagggggcgctgcagcccAGCCCTCCACCTCCCAGCCTCAGAAGCCCGATGAGACGGCTGAGGGCTCCAGCCAGCCGTCCAAG GCTGATGCTCAGGGCTCGGAGAGCAGCAGCGAAGATGACAGCGCAGAAGAACAGAGCTCCAGCGGCAccgaggaggaagacgaggatggaaaagaggaagagggcgAGAACGAGCCGCTGTCTTTAGAGTGGCCTGAAACCAGACGCAGGCAGGCCAcgtatctgctgctgctgcccatcaTCTTCCCGCTGTGGCTCACGCTCCCCGACGTCCGCAACACG GCGTCCAGGAAGTATTTTGCTCTGACCTTCATCGGCTCCATCATGTGGATCGGGGTCTTCTCCTACCTGATGGTGTGGTGGGCTCACCAG GTGGGCGAGACCGTGGGCATCTCTGAGGAAATCATGGGTCTGACCATCCTGGCGGCAGGGACGTCCATCCCTGACCTGATAACCAGCGTGATCGTAGCCCGTAAAGGTCTGGGGGACATGGCCGTGTCCAGCTCCGTGGGCAGTAACATCTTTGACATCACTGTGGG TCTGCCGGTTCCGTGGCTCTTGTTCATCCTGTTACACAAAGGAGAGCCTGTGACCGTCAGCTCCAACGGCCTGTTCTGCGCCATcgtgctgctcttcctcatgCTCCTCTTCGTCATCGCCTCCATCGCCGCCTGCCGCTGGAGGATGAGCCGCATGTTGGGCTTCACCATGTTCGTACTGTACTTCGTGTTCCTGgtcctcagcgtgctgctgGAGGTCCGAGCCCTCATCTGCCCCGTTTCCATCTGA